Proteins encoded in a region of the Inquilinus sp. KBS0705 genome:
- a CDS encoding FMN-binding negative transcriptional regulator, with the protein MYTPAYNLIDNIPEAVEFMRRYSFATIVTVVDNVPTATHLPFIVEQRDNKVVLVSHFAKANHQAKDIFNCRPLVIFTEPHAYVSPKHYEKELNVPTWNYLAVHAYGNATPINKDEEVKEVLEKMIGFYETDYMKQWNNLPPDFKYGLMKGIVAFELIVDDLQGKKKLSQNKTQKEIDNIISAFKASNDQNEQEIAAYMAKLKKD; encoded by the coding sequence ATGTACACACCTGCATACAACCTTATTGATAATATCCCCGAAGCGGTTGAATTTATGCGCAGGTATAGCTTTGCCACTATTGTTACCGTGGTTGATAATGTACCCACCGCCACCCACCTACCCTTTATAGTAGAGCAGCGCGATAATAAGGTTGTATTGGTATCGCATTTTGCCAAAGCCAACCACCAGGCTAAGGATATTTTTAACTGCAGGCCTTTAGTAATATTTACCGAGCCGCATGCCTATGTTTCGCCCAAACATTACGAAAAGGAACTAAACGTACCCACCTGGAACTACTTAGCTGTACATGCCTATGGCAATGCAACGCCCATTAACAAAGATGAAGAGGTAAAGGAAGTTTTAGAAAAGATGATAGGTTTTTACGAAACCGATTACATGAAGCAGTGGAATAACTTACCACCCGACTTTAAATACGGCCTGATGAAGGGGATTGTAGCCTTTGAGCTGATTGTAGATGACCTGCAAGGCAAAAAGAAATTAAGCCAAAACAAAACGCAGAAAGAGATAGACAATATTATTTCGGCGTTCAAAGCATCCAACGATCAAAATGAGCAGGAAATAGCGGCTTACATGGCAAAGCTGAAAAAGGATTGA
- a CDS encoding dihydrofolate reductase, which translates to MRNLIFFMHASLDGFVAGPNGEMNWITVNEELFDFVATMTDKADAALYGRVTYEMMQSYWPTAGDGPDASKHDIEHSAWYKKVPKIVLSTTMSQEGLDNTTVVSNQLAESINKIKNRDGKNILIFGSPRASHSLLSEGLIDEFWVFVNPVLLGHGIPLFKDVREMTKLKFIASKTFACGVIALHYETKRA; encoded by the coding sequence ATGAGGAATCTAATTTTTTTCATGCACGCTTCGCTTGACGGTTTTGTAGCCGGGCCAAACGGAGAAATGAACTGGATAACTGTTAATGAAGAGTTGTTTGACTTTGTTGCCACCATGACAGATAAAGCCGATGCAGCACTTTACGGGCGGGTAACCTACGAAATGATGCAAAGCTATTGGCCTACCGCCGGTGACGGACCGGACGCATCAAAACATGATATAGAACATTCGGCATGGTACAAAAAAGTTCCAAAAATTGTTTTGTCAACAACAATGAGCCAGGAGGGCCTGGACAACACTACCGTTGTTAGCAATCAACTTGCCGAAAGCATCAATAAAATAAAAAACCGGGACGGGAAAAATATTTTGATATTTGGAAGTCCACGGGCTTCGCATTCACTGCTAAGCGAGGGGTTAATTGACGAGTTTTGGGTATTTGTAAACCCAGTTTTGCTTGGCCATGGCATACCTTTATTTAAGGATGTGCGCGAAATGACCAAACTGAAATTTATAGCATCTAAAACATTTGCTTGCGGAGTAATAGCATTACATTACGAAACAAAACGAGCTTAA
- a CDS encoding acetylornithine carbamoyltransferase translates to MKLFSSVNDVKDVPALVAQALQLKKDPFAFEQLGKNKTLSLVFLNPSLRTRMSTQKAALNLGMNVIVLNIDKEGWALELQDGVIMNGTTVEHIREAAGVMGEYSDIIGVRSFPGLKNRKEDYSETIFNKFVEFCKVPVVSLESATRHPLQSLADLVTIEELKTVSRPKVVLTWAPHIKPLPQAVPNSFAEWMCRADVDFTIAHPVGYELCADFTNGATITHNQDEAIKDADFIYVKNWSAYEPYGVIYPGNESWMLTNDKLKAAPNAKVMHCLPVRRNLELSDEILDGAQSVVIHQAGNRVWAAQAVLKQMLEAL, encoded by the coding sequence ATGAAACTATTTTCTTCTGTAAATGATGTTAAGGATGTTCCGGCACTGGTTGCCCAAGCCCTGCAATTGAAAAAAGATCCTTTCGCTTTTGAGCAATTAGGGAAGAATAAAACATTAAGTCTTGTTTTTTTAAACCCAAGCCTGCGCACCCGCATGAGCACCCAAAAAGCCGCGCTTAATTTGGGTATGAACGTTATTGTACTAAACATTGATAAAGAAGGCTGGGCACTGGAATTGCAGGACGGCGTTATTATGAATGGCACCACGGTTGAACACATCCGCGAAGCTGCCGGCGTAATGGGCGAATATTCGGATATTATTGGAGTTCGTTCGTTCCCCGGCTTAAAAAACCGGAAGGAAGATTACAGCGAAACCATTTTTAACAAATTTGTTGAATTTTGTAAAGTGCCTGTAGTTAGCTTAGAATCGGCCACGCGCCACCCATTGCAAAGCCTTGCCGACCTGGTAACTATCGAAGAACTAAAGACGGTTAGCCGCCCAAAGGTTGTATTAACCTGGGCACCGCATATAAAGCCCCTGCCACAGGCTGTGCCAAATTCTTTTGCCGAATGGATGTGTAGGGCCGATGTTGATTTTACTATAGCCCACCCGGTAGGATACGAGCTTTGTGCCGATTTTACAAATGGTGCAACCATTACCCACAACCAGGATGAAGCCATTAAAGACGCGGATTTTATTTACGTAAAAAACTGGTCGGCTTATGAGCCTTATGGCGTGATTTATCCGGGTAACGAAAGCTGGATGCTTACCAACGATAAGCTTAAAGCAGCACCAAATGCTAAAGTAATGCACTGCCTGCCTGTACGGCGCAATTTAGAGCTGTCTGACGAGATATTAGACGGCGCGCAGTCTGTTGTGATACACCAGGCAGGTAACCGCGTATGGGCCGCCCAGGCTGTGTTAAAACAAATGCTAGAAGCGTTGTAG
- a CDS encoding aminotransferase class III-fold pyridoxal phosphate-dependent enzyme, which yields MNLFDVYPINPINIVKGAGSLVYDDKGTEYLDLYGGHAVISIGHTHPHYIKRLENQLHQIGFYSNSIEIPIQQQLAEKLGQLSGKEDYQLFLCNSGAEANENALKLASFYNGKKKVIAFSKAFHGRTSLAVAVTDNPKIVAPINQTDNVIFLPWNDEAALEDAFKTNDISSVIIEGIQGVGGIQVAPAPFLQKIRSLCDEYNAVFIADSVQCGYGRTGKFFSHDFAGIDADIYSMAKGMGNGFPVGGIIISPKIKPAYGMLGTTFGGNHLACAAGLAVLEVIEQDNLMQNAAEVGEYLINELKKFSKIKEVRGRGLMIGIDLPDELAHVKKDLLFKHRIFTGEAKPNVVRLLPALNLTKAYADRFLEAFCATLYKH from the coding sequence ATGAATTTATTCGACGTATATCCCATTAACCCCATCAATATTGTTAAAGGCGCAGGCAGCCTTGTTTATGACGACAAAGGCACCGAATACCTTGACCTGTATGGCGGCCATGCCGTTATTTCTATCGGGCATACCCACCCGCATTATATAAAGCGACTGGAAAACCAGTTGCACCAGATAGGTTTTTACTCTAACTCTATAGAGATACCCATACAACAACAACTGGCCGAAAAACTGGGCCAACTATCCGGCAAAGAAGATTACCAATTATTCCTTTGTAATTCCGGTGCCGAGGCTAATGAGAACGCGCTTAAACTGGCGTCGTTTTATAACGGCAAAAAAAAGGTAATCGCATTTAGCAAGGCTTTTCATGGCCGTACATCTTTGGCTGTTGCCGTAACCGATAACCCTAAGATAGTAGCGCCAATTAACCAAACTGACAATGTAATATTCCTGCCCTGGAATGATGAGGCAGCTTTGGAAGATGCCTTTAAAACTAACGATATATCATCGGTTATTATTGAGGGTATACAGGGTGTTGGCGGTATACAAGTGGCACCTGCCCCGTTCCTGCAAAAAATACGCTCGCTTTGCGATGAATATAATGCCGTTTTTATAGCCGATTCGGTGCAATGCGGATATGGCCGTACCGGTAAATTCTTCTCGCACGATTTTGCAGGCATCGATGCCGATATTTACTCAATGGCTAAAGGCATGGGTAATGGTTTCCCTGTGGGTGGTATCATTATATCGCCAAAAATAAAACCTGCTTATGGTATGCTGGGTACAACTTTTGGCGGCAACCACCTGGCCTGCGCTGCCGGCTTAGCCGTTTTAGAGGTAATTGAACAGGATAACCTGATGCAAAATGCCGCCGAAGTAGGCGAATACTTGATCAACGAATTAAAGAAGTTTAGCAAGATAAAAGAAGTGCGCGGCCGGGGATTAATGATAGGTATTGATTTGCCCGACGAACTTGCCCACGTTAAAAAAGACCTGCTGTTTAAGCACCGCATATTTACCGGCGAAGCCAAGCCAAATGTTGTTAGGCTTTTACCTGCGCTTAATTTAACAAAAGCTTACGCTGATAGGTTTTTAGAAGCTTTTTGCGCAACACTTTACAAGCACTAA
- a CDS encoding N-acetyl-gamma-glutamyl-phosphate reductase produces MTESTYKHIKAGIVGGAGYTGGEMLRILLNHPNVDIAFVHSTSNAGNFVYDVHTDLFGDTDLKFASELAYNIDVLFLCVGHGDAKKFLDSNNIPDNIKVIDLSQDFRLSQNAKLKNKTFVYGLPELNREAIQTAQNIANPGCFATTLQLGLLPLAAKGLLTNEVHVTATTGSTGAGQSLSPTSHFTWRNDNLSVYKAFNHQHLNEINQSLNQLQAGFDKAINFVPYRGDFTRGIIASMYTESELHESEVLKLYKEYYANHPFTHVTNKDIDLKQIVNTNKCFIQVKKHGNKIFIISILDNLLKGASGQAVQNMNLLFGLVERAGLRLKAIGF; encoded by the coding sequence ATGACAGAATCAACCTATAAGCATATAAAAGCAGGTATTGTAGGCGGTGCCGGCTATACCGGTGGCGAAATGCTGCGTATACTGCTTAACCACCCCAATGTAGATATCGCTTTTGTACACAGCACCAGTAACGCCGGCAACTTTGTATATGATGTTCATACCGACCTGTTTGGCGATACTGACCTAAAGTTTGCATCGGAGCTGGCTTATAATATTGATGTGCTATTTTTATGCGTTGGGCACGGTGATGCTAAGAAGTTTTTAGATAGTAATAACATACCGGATAATATTAAAGTAATTGACCTGAGCCAGGACTTTAGGCTGAGCCAAAACGCAAAGCTCAAAAACAAAACGTTTGTATACGGTTTGCCCGAGCTGAACCGCGAAGCTATACAAACAGCCCAAAACATTGCAAACCCGGGTTGCTTTGCTACAACCCTGCAATTGGGGTTACTACCTTTAGCCGCAAAAGGCTTGCTCACCAACGAGGTGCATGTAACTGCAACCACAGGCTCGACCGGTGCAGGGCAAAGCTTGTCGCCCACTTCGCATTTTACCTGGAGAAACGATAATTTATCGGTTTATAAAGCTTTTAACCACCAGCATTTAAACGAAATAAACCAGTCGTTAAATCAGCTGCAGGCTGGTTTTGATAAGGCTATCAACTTTGTGCCTTACCGTGGCGATTTTACCCGGGGCATTATTGCATCTATGTACACCGAAAGCGAACTGCACGAATCAGAGGTGCTAAAGCTATACAAGGAGTATTACGCTAATCATCCTTTTACGCATGTAACTAATAAGGATATAGACCTAAAGCAGATAGTTAACACCAATAAATGCTTTATACAGGTTAAAAAACACGGAAATAAAATATTTATAATCAGCATATTAGACAATTTACTTAAAGGCGCTTCCGGCCAGGCTGTTCAAAACATGAACTTGTTGTTTGGCCTTGTTGAGCGCGCAGGATTGCGACTTAAGGCGATTGGTTTTTAA